In the genome of Saccharomonospora viridis DSM 43017, one region contains:
- a CDS encoding acetamidase/formamidase family protein — protein MGVPLAQQKELGHNRFHPDIPPLFECDPGDEVILETPGYDDYQLRDQDDDSDLNFDLTRTHPLAGPIRIRGAEPGDLLVVELLDIQPLSGIGYSNILPGMGGPLKDWFPNGFKTVWDLHGIYATSRQVPGVRIPAISHPGILAVAPSHELLEQWNRREDPLIETGEAGPRAEATDTAVLRTLEGEEWARVAAKAARTIPPRENGGNMDIKNMSRGSKVYLPVFVEGALFSCGDLHFAEGDGEITWNAIEMDGATWVKFDLIKGGMARYGIRNPAFRPSPVDPNFGTRYISFVGYSARGDEQRYLDATMAAVDAVEQAIDYLTKFGYTPEQAYTIISVAPCEMHVGGIVDIPNAAVTLSIPVDIFDQDILPTA, from the coding sequence GTGGGCGTACCACTCGCCCAGCAGAAGGAATTAGGGCACAACCGATTCCATCCGGACATTCCTCCGTTGTTCGAATGCGACCCCGGGGACGAAGTGATACTGGAGACCCCCGGCTACGACGACTATCAGCTCCGCGATCAGGACGACGACAGTGATCTCAATTTCGATCTCACCCGCACCCACCCGCTCGCCGGTCCGATCCGAATACGCGGCGCGGAACCCGGCGACCTGCTCGTCGTCGAGTTGCTGGACATCCAGCCCCTGAGTGGCATCGGCTACTCCAACATCCTCCCCGGGATGGGAGGGCCACTGAAGGACTGGTTCCCGAACGGGTTCAAGACGGTGTGGGACCTGCACGGCATCTACGCGACGTCCCGACAGGTCCCGGGAGTACGCATCCCCGCCATCAGCCACCCGGGCATCCTCGCCGTCGCGCCGTCGCACGAGTTGCTGGAGCAGTGGAACCGCCGTGAGGACCCATTGATCGAAACAGGCGAGGCCGGTCCCCGCGCCGAAGCCACCGACACCGCGGTGCTGCGCACCCTGGAAGGGGAGGAATGGGCTCGGGTCGCGGCGAAGGCGGCTCGCACCATTCCACCGCGGGAGAACGGCGGGAACATGGATATCAAGAACATGTCCCGTGGTTCCAAGGTCTATCTCCCCGTGTTCGTCGAAGGCGCTCTCTTCTCCTGCGGCGACCTGCACTTCGCCGAAGGCGACGGGGAGATCACCTGGAACGCAATCGAGATGGACGGTGCGACATGGGTCAAGTTCGACCTGATCAAGGGTGGGATGGCCAGGTACGGCATCCGGAACCCGGCATTCCGTCCTTCACCGGTCGATCCGAACTTCGGCACCCGGTACATCAGCTTCGTCGGCTACAGCGCCCGCGGCGACGAGCAGCGGTACCTCGACGCGACGATGGCGGCGGTCGACGCCGTCGAACAGGCGATCGACTACCTCACCAAGTTCGGCTACACACCCGAGCAGGCCTACACGATCATCAGTGTGGCGCCCTGTGAGATGCACGTCGGCGGGATCGTCGACATCCCCAACGCCGCGGTCACGCTGAGCATCCCGGTGGACATCTTCGACCAGGACATCCTGCCGACCGCTTAG
- a CDS encoding EI24 domain-containing protein, with product MRDFFTGVRLFGRGLGILLRSPRLLLIGMLPAALTTVLLAGGMIALVYWIGDLTALITPFADEWAEVWRIAMRVAAGVALVGVALVLGLTGFTALALAIGGPFYEHIAEKVEDDLGGPPSGEDLSWWWLLWVGLRDGVVLMLRSLLFTLPLSVAGFIPVVGQTVVPVLMALVTAWFFALELVAVSFYRRGMDLKQRRELLGERRSLALGLGLPASLLCAVPLLAIVVMPVAFVGGVLVSAEVLRSTDTAAVGS from the coding sequence GTGCGCGACTTCTTCACAGGTGTCCGACTGTTCGGACGTGGACTGGGTATTCTGCTTCGCTCGCCGAGGCTGTTGCTCATCGGCATGCTGCCGGCGGCGCTGACCACAGTGCTGTTGGCAGGCGGAATGATCGCCCTGGTCTACTGGATCGGCGACCTCACGGCACTGATCACGCCGTTCGCGGACGAGTGGGCGGAAGTCTGGCGCATCGCGATGCGAGTGGCGGCCGGTGTCGCGCTGGTCGGGGTGGCGCTGGTGCTTGGCCTCACCGGCTTCACGGCATTGGCGCTGGCCATAGGCGGCCCGTTCTACGAACACATCGCGGAGAAGGTGGAAGACGACCTCGGCGGCCCTCCCAGCGGGGAGGACCTGTCGTGGTGGTGGCTGCTGTGGGTGGGACTTCGGGACGGCGTTGTGCTCATGCTGCGATCGCTGTTGTTCACGCTCCCTTTGTCCGTCGCGGGATTCATCCCCGTGGTCGGACAGACCGTCGTGCCGGTGCTCATGGCGTTGGTGACCGCGTGGTTCTTCGCGCTGGAACTGGTGGCGGTGTCGTTCTACCGGCGTGGAATGGACCTCAAGCAGCGGCGCGAGCTGTTGGGTGAACGACGCTCTCTCGCGTTGGGATTGGGGCTGCCCGCGTCCCTGCTGTGCGCGGTTCCGCTACTGGCCATCGTCGTCATGCCGGTCGCTTTCGTCGGCGGTGTGCTCGTCTCTGCCGAGGTCCTCCGCAGTACCGACACCGCTGCCGTGGGCTCCTAG
- a CDS encoding amino acid permease: MSGSGIWRTKSVEQSIADTDEPDTRLRRNLGAWDLMVFGVAVMIGAGIFTLTAHTAGDISGPSVALAFVFAGIACALAGLCYAEFASTVPVAGSAYTYSYATFGEFLAWIIGWDLVLEFSVAAAAVAKGWSVYLQEVLTMAFGEGIATTVQLGSVSVDWGSLLLIIILATLLTLGTKLSSRFSLVITALKVAIILFVIIMGLGYISPDNYTPFIPPAAEGGESGAGLEQSLFSALVGESGSVYGAFGLLAGASLVFFAFLGFDVVATTAEETRNPQRNVPRGILGSLAIVTVLYVATSLVVVGMAPYTELATDAEPEGRKTLATAFSLHGVDWAAGVISIGALAGLTTVVMVLLLGQQRVFFAMSRDGLLPRKLAKTGTRGTPVRVNILVGIMVAVAATFFDAGKLEEMVNVGTLFAFILVSAGVLVLRKKRPDLSRGFRVPLVPLVPILAIAACVWLMLNLTVLTWVRFLVWMVLGVVVYFAYSKRHSLLGQREQDKASESDKPLANSGQE; the protein is encoded by the coding sequence GTGTCGGGCAGCGGTATTTGGCGAACGAAGTCGGTCGAGCAATCGATCGCAGATACTGATGAGCCAGACACCCGGTTACGCAGAAACCTCGGTGCGTGGGACCTGATGGTCTTTGGCGTCGCGGTGATGATCGGCGCGGGTATTTTCACGCTCACCGCACATACCGCCGGAGATATTTCAGGGCCGTCGGTGGCGCTCGCGTTCGTGTTCGCCGGTATCGCGTGTGCGCTCGCGGGGTTGTGCTACGCCGAGTTCGCCTCCACGGTTCCCGTCGCCGGTAGTGCCTATACGTACTCCTACGCCACGTTCGGTGAGTTCCTCGCGTGGATCATCGGCTGGGACCTCGTCCTGGAGTTCTCCGTGGCCGCGGCCGCGGTGGCCAAAGGCTGGTCCGTGTACCTGCAAGAAGTGCTGACGATGGCGTTCGGCGAAGGCATCGCCACCACCGTGCAGCTCGGCTCGGTCAGCGTCGACTGGGGCTCGCTACTGCTGATCATCATCCTGGCCACGCTGCTGACCCTCGGCACCAAGCTGTCGTCGCGGTTCAGCCTCGTGATCACGGCGCTCAAGGTCGCGATCATCCTCTTCGTGATCATCATGGGCCTCGGCTACATCAGCCCGGACAACTACACTCCGTTCATCCCGCCCGCCGCCGAAGGCGGTGAATCGGGCGCCGGTCTCGAACAGTCCCTGTTCTCGGCGCTCGTCGGCGAGTCCGGCAGCGTCTACGGCGCGTTCGGCCTCCTCGCCGGGGCTTCGCTGGTGTTCTTCGCCTTCCTCGGCTTCGACGTCGTGGCCACCACCGCCGAGGAGACCCGCAACCCGCAACGCAACGTGCCGCGCGGCATCCTCGGCTCGCTGGCGATCGTCACCGTGCTCTACGTGGCGACCTCCCTCGTGGTCGTCGGCATGGCTCCCTACACGGAGCTGGCCACCGACGCCGAGCCGGAGGGTCGTAAGACGCTGGCCACGGCGTTCTCCCTCCACGGCGTCGACTGGGCGGCGGGCGTCATCTCCATCGGCGCACTCGCCGGCCTCACCACGGTCGTCATGGTGCTGCTGCTCGGCCAACAGCGCGTGTTCTTCGCGATGTCGCGAGACGGCCTGTTGCCGCGCAAGCTCGCGAAGACCGGTACGCGCGGCACCCCGGTGCGGGTGAACATCCTCGTCGGCATCATGGTCGCCGTGGCCGCCACCTTCTTCGACGCCGGCAAGCTCGAGGAGATGGTCAACGTCGGAACGCTGTTCGCGTTCATCCTGGTGTCGGCCGGTGTGCTCGTGCTACGCAAGAAGCGTCCGGATTTGTCCCGCGGCTTCCGCGTGCCACTGGTCCCGCTTGTGCCGATCCTGGCGATCGCCGCTTGTGTCTGGCTGATGCTGAACCTGACCGTGTTGACCTGGGTGCGCTTCCTCGTGTGGATGGTGCTCGGCGTGGTCGTGTACTTCGCCTACAGCAAGCGGCATTCGCTGCTCGGTCAGCGGGAGCAAGACAAGGCGAGCGAGAGCGACAAACCGCTGGCCAACTCCGGCCAGGAGTGA
- a CDS encoding DUF6461 domain-containing protein gives MSLPQHFPHEREEEPEGTEASSPAPDAFSGSLHEAILNEAPVTTLEELLAAGAEVDAVDSLGETPLWLAVTLGARDAVEVLLRAGADPWAPTVAGRSPGEYALEGPLADLFRDLPGAPLPGEAERRTRRHADVLLSSYRWIDDLIVRPEDITVVGGVTEEHVIQRLGAEPDRCPTTMSPLSWFDDEPTLEDLENGHPETFDLYLGAQEGGVCLLGQKATTSRVCRLLSEGTRLAAAVFIEVKAICSLECWVDGVRNHRVDPMETPPEDLDAAWTYRFGDHAHPSSYEARALAFMTEFTGVEIDADWLRKGRMRGVNIPGA, from the coding sequence ATGTCCTTGCCCCAGCACTTTCCGCACGAACGAGAAGAAGAACCGGAGGGCACGGAGGCGTCCTCCCCGGCCCCTGACGCGTTCTCGGGTTCCTTGCACGAGGCGATCCTCAACGAGGCCCCCGTGACCACGTTGGAGGAGCTCCTCGCGGCGGGAGCCGAGGTCGACGCCGTCGACTCGTTGGGCGAGACACCACTGTGGCTGGCGGTGACCCTGGGAGCCCGTGACGCCGTGGAGGTGTTGCTTCGCGCTGGAGCAGACCCGTGGGCCCCGACGGTGGCCGGCCGCTCTCCTGGCGAGTACGCGCTGGAAGGGCCGTTGGCCGACCTGTTCCGGGACCTACCCGGCGCTCCACTGCCCGGCGAAGCCGAGCGACGAACACGCCGACACGCCGACGTCCTGTTGTCCTCGTACCGGTGGATCGACGACTTGATCGTGCGCCCGGAGGACATCACGGTCGTGGGCGGCGTGACCGAGGAACACGTCATCCAGCGGCTCGGCGCCGAGCCGGACCGCTGTCCGACGACCATGAGCCCGCTTTCCTGGTTCGACGACGAACCGACACTCGAAGATCTGGAGAACGGCCACCCGGAGACCTTCGACCTCTACCTCGGCGCTCAGGAAGGCGGGGTCTGTCTACTGGGGCAGAAAGCCACGACATCACGGGTGTGCCGTCTTCTGTCCGAGGGCACGCGGTTGGCCGCGGCCGTCTTCATCGAGGTCAAGGCCATCTGTTCTCTGGAGTGTTGGGTCGACGGCGTTCGGAACCATCGAGTGGATCCCATGGAGACCCCACCCGAGGACCTCGATGCCGCGTGGACATACCGCTTCGGCGACCACGCCCATCCCTCGTCGTACGAGGCGAGGGCCCTCGCGTTCATGACCGAGTTCACGGGCGTGGAGATCGACGCCGACTGGCTGCGCAAAGGCAGAATGCGCGGCGTCAACATCCCCGGAGCCTGA
- a CDS encoding DUF1990 family protein: MRDWIFGRLDAVRVWSDLADAHINYSVDEVRRPEWNIDTHRKTLATEQPGPPEPEGPWEHACQLVRDYEFSPPEIVRALYDPSTPLLGRDMLLEARFPAIHFYCGVRITGVVDETRENGDRSWGWAYETLDGHLERGKVTYEVVKHHDTGQVEFVATSYSQEAPTLGPTTALGWRVFGRHIQLRFYRRCGQRLQTFVESRLRGVDPLPEPPARVEHLVLAPSDAVIHPLDALAVHRVFPG; encoded by the coding sequence ATGCGAGACTGGATCTTCGGGCGGCTCGACGCCGTACGGGTCTGGAGCGATCTCGCCGACGCGCACATCAATTACTCGGTCGACGAGGTGCGCCGACCGGAATGGAACATCGACACACACCGCAAGACCCTGGCCACGGAACAACCGGGGCCACCGGAGCCGGAAGGCCCCTGGGAGCATGCCTGTCAGTTGGTGCGCGATTACGAATTCTCTCCTCCGGAGATCGTCCGAGCACTGTACGACCCGAGCACACCGTTGCTCGGCCGGGACATGCTGCTGGAGGCCCGGTTCCCGGCGATCCACTTCTACTGCGGGGTTCGGATCACCGGAGTGGTGGATGAGACGCGCGAGAACGGCGACCGTTCCTGGGGGTGGGCGTACGAGACCCTCGACGGGCACCTGGAGCGCGGCAAAGTCACCTACGAGGTGGTGAAACACCACGACACGGGCCAGGTGGAATTCGTGGCCACGAGCTACTCTCAGGAAGCCCCCACCCTGGGCCCCACCACGGCACTGGGATGGCGGGTGTTCGGCCGACACATCCAGCTGCGCTTCTACCGCAGATGTGGACAGCGATTACAGACCTTCGTCGAGTCGAGGCTGCGCGGCGTGGACCCGTTGCCCGAGCCCCCGGCGCGGGTCGAGCATCTGGTGCTCGCTCCCTCCGACGCCGTGATCCACCCGCTCGACGCATTGGCGGTCCACCGCGTCTTCCCTGGCTGA
- a CDS encoding acetone carboxylase subunit gamma codes for MTSCDKKTIQDLIDGTLPWPAAKSITSSYKDDDRCDTHLQILWERVPWPEQILCPIGEHLHIVQAASGRAVRCDCGHEFGDYRQNWKLNTLVRVRGDRESIEEIYPGRYACDPEWMRIREFLCLGCYTLLGSRPLHRAFRSCSTS; via the coding sequence GTGACAAGCTGCGACAAGAAAACGATCCAGGACCTGATCGACGGAACGCTGCCCTGGCCGGCCGCCAAGTCGATCACGAGTTCGTACAAGGACGACGACCGCTGCGACACCCACCTGCAGATCCTGTGGGAACGGGTTCCGTGGCCCGAGCAGATCCTGTGCCCCATCGGAGAACACCTCCACATCGTGCAGGCCGCCAGCGGTCGGGCCGTCAGATGCGACTGTGGCCACGAGTTCGGCGACTATCGACAGAACTGGAAGCTGAACACCTTGGTGCGGGTCCGGGGCGATCGGGAGAGCATCGAGGAGATCTACCCGGGACGTTACGCCTGCGATCCGGAGTGGATGCGGATCCGCGAGTTCCTATGCCTCGGCTGCTACACGTTGCTGGGGTCGAGGCCGCTCCACCGGGCCTTCCGATCGTGTTCGACTTCCTGA